In one window of Tellurirhabdus rosea DNA:
- a CDS encoding DUF2795 domain-containing protein codes for MYWTLELASYLEDAPWPATKDELIDYSIRSGAPLEVVENLQELEDDGQPYESIEEIWPDYPTKDDFFFNEDEY; via the coding sequence ATGTATTGGACACTCGAATTGGCATCCTATCTGGAGGATGCCCCCTGGCCGGCAACAAAAGATGAATTAATCGACTATTCGATCCGCTCTGGCGCTCCGCTTGAAGTCGTGGAAAACCTGCAGGAACTGGAAGACGATGGTCAGCCGTACGAGAGTATTGAGGAGATTTGGCCTGATTATCCGACAAAGGATGATTTCTTCTTCAACGAAGACGAATACTAA
- a CDS encoding DUF6671 family protein has protein sequence MDRDNEADSGPDLFRGRTVVIATMHGKEAVIASALEQALGVRCQLPEGLNTDEFGTFTGETKRPGTALEAARLKLRKALALTGESVGVASEGSFGPHPYFPFVAADLELLVFADLRNNLEITAEHISTQTNFASLTTASLDEVLRFAEAARFPSHGLILKGEGFPTVKGLHDPGELRARAAAFLQKRPDITVETDMRALHNPTRMQVIAECTTKLIEKLESRCPACRCPGFDRVERIPGLPCGHCGLPTRGIRSELYRCVRCGFGQEKVHPGGEPCADPMYCDFCNP, from the coding sequence TTGGACAGGGACAATGAAGCAGACAGCGGTCCGGACCTTTTTCGGGGCCGGACCGTCGTCATTGCAACCATGCACGGCAAAGAGGCGGTCATCGCTTCGGCGCTGGAACAGGCCTTGGGGGTGAGGTGCCAACTTCCGGAAGGATTGAATACGGATGAGTTCGGAACATTCACAGGTGAAACAAAAAGGCCCGGGACGGCTCTCGAAGCGGCCCGGCTGAAACTTCGGAAAGCCCTGGCGCTGACCGGAGAGTCGGTCGGGGTGGCGAGCGAGGGGTCGTTTGGGCCTCACCCCTATTTCCCTTTTGTCGCCGCCGACCTCGAACTGCTGGTTTTTGCGGACTTGCGGAACAATCTGGAAATTACGGCGGAACACATCTCCACCCAAACCAATTTTGCCAGCCTCACGACGGCCTCACTCGACGAAGTTCTCCGGTTTGCCGAGGCCGCCCGCTTCCCTTCCCACGGGCTTATTCTCAAAGGCGAGGGGTTTCCGACCGTAAAAGGCCTGCACGACCCCGGTGAGCTACGGGCCCGGGCGGCCGCCTTTCTGCAGAAGCGGCCGGATATAACCGTTGAAACGGACATGCGGGCCCTGCATAACCCGACCCGGATGCAGGTGATTGCCGAATGCACCACCAAGCTGATCGAAAAGCTGGAAAGCCGCTGCCCGGCCTGCCGCTGTCCCGGCTTTGATAGGGTCGAGCGGATTCCGGGTCTTCCCTGCGGGCACTGTGGCCTGCCGACCCGGGGCATTCGTTCGGAGCTTTACCGCTGCGTTCGCTGTGGTTTCGGGCAGGAGAAAGTTCATCCCGGGGGCGAGCCTTGTGCCGACCCGATGTATTGCGATTTCTGCAATCCCTAA